ATGattttactactactactactaccattccagatgtttaaaaacaaacaaaactatagcatatatttcttttttctttaaatgtagaGCCgtctttttattgtcatttaaaaTGAGAAGAACAGGTTCATTTGATTTCTGTAGGAAAACCTCACACGTGTTAAGTAAAAGGCACATACGAGGCACAGGTCCCTGGAATGTCGAAGGATTCAGTTTGATGAGTCTCTTCCTCAGTTCATTTACTCCAACTCCTGAAGCACCTGTGCAGAAGAACAAATAATCGACTGGTAGGAATCTCCTTCAGGCTCCTTTACATAAAGTAAAGCATTATTTATTGTATGTATTATAATTAGATAAGTACTCCAGCTAATAATTCAAAGGACTACTGTACTTCTGCCAGAAATTcagtgttcaagaaaccagtgaaAAATCTAAGCATACAGAGAGGCTTCGATTACAGAGGGTCTCAAGATCAATTGATAATCTCAGATTTTGTTAATCTTTATTCTGTTCAGCAATTTTGTGCTGCAGTTGTCTTTTGACGTGAGGTGGCAGGTCTGTTTGGAACACTTTACTGACATCCCATAATTTCAGGGTCAGCTGGGAGGCACTGACTGATTTCTCATGGAAGCATTCATGTGTAAATAATGCAGCTATTCGTCTCACCAACGAGGATGATGAGGCGGTGGTTCTCCTGAGGAGGGCGCTGGTACAAAACCACTTCCTCGTAGGGGGTGGACAAAGCATTGGTGTTGGGGGAGCAGGTGGTGCACGACTGTCGCCGCTTCCTGTAGGAAGTCCTCTTCCAGACACGGAAACTTCGACGGAAACCAGCTGGTGAGGTTAAAGAGCACTTTTAGTTTCAGGGAATAAACTTGAcacacttttcacacacacttcTCCTTATAAGGTGAAAGTTACCAAAGTTTAGAGACAGCAGTTAAAGGATTTATTATtgataatatatattttctataGATATGATTTCATTAGATTGTAgcaatttattattaaataataatttgtcTTATTAAATCCATCCTTCAGTATAGATTTTATTATCAGTGCTGTCCACTTAATGACTACTTAAATGCTACCTAATTATCTGAATAACATATATGGCTTACCCAGGTAGATTCCATCAGTAACATCTGATTCAGCTTCATCTGAAGGAAAGAAACATTCAACCTCCTAAATTTATCACCAGGCAGtacatttcttcttttcattaagCACAGAAAAAAGTAAGCATTTCTTGTCATATATTTACTACTTTTTATATTGTGTTTATAAGCCTGACCTTAATTTTCATGGTCATATTAAAAATGCACCTGATTCTACCTCACTGGTAATTCAGTGAATCATCatagaaaatataaattgttgccatttaacattttcattaaaataatTGAATCAAATTATGACTGAAGAACATATACAAAAACAacagatatatataaatataatacatatatattttttgtttgttttaaataatttattttataaactAGCACTGTTCACATGAGGCACAACAGTTTTCTGcatcattgtttttattataatttgTGGTTAGTTTTTTTATTCATGTGTAAAGCATGTGTTGTTTGGTTCTCTGTCACTCTAAAGTATTGATGAGAATCTCAGTAGTCACAAATATGAGAAAAAAGCACTAAGAATTAGAAAGGAACAGCAATGAGTGTCATACAATCAAAAGGTTGCACTTTTTACACATTAATCACTGGACAGACTTACCTACCAAAATTTATTTCCTCcagatctgaaaaaaaaaaattgtgactTTCAATGGGTTGTTGAATAATGCATAGCTTTCGTatataaaaagtaaatatttaaaatatatatgaatatgtatttattatgttcACCTGTTATTGCATGTTTCTCATCAGAATTTGCAGGATTGTCCTCTGGAACAGATTAACATGAAAGTTAGTTAAAGCTTATTTCCACATACATGTAGCTGGGTTTAAATATGCCAACAAAGACAACATACTGTATGGCTGAAAGGCACGAAAGACTATGTTTGTTTGAAAGTGTTCATGTGACAGACTGTAACACAACATAACACACTTCAGTTACTGTGAAAGGAGCAGCCTGGCATGATCTAAGCTCTTGTTTCTACCTTTGAGATCTCTGAGAAGATGAAAGAAGCAGCTGCAGAAGCAGCCTGATTAAATTAACATTGTAGTTTAATTGGTGACTCAAAATCAGCTGTGAGTGTGAGCATgtgtgcgaatggttgtctttCCCTCTGTGGTAGATTGGTGACCTGTGGATGGGTTTCTCATAGGATTTTCATCCTATGAAAGCTGCGACAGACTCTGGATAAGTATGCATGCATTGGTGGCTGGTTTTGACTCCTTTAACTGGGTATGTAACATTTTGCTACAAGATATTTCCTAATATGATGAACAATGCTTTTGAAGAGATGTTTGGGAGATATTGTATAGCATAGAATATTGTTTCTGTTAATAGTCTCAGAGACCTCAATTATTATAGTTTTATTCAATGAGTTTTTGAAAAAGTCTTCTgtagtttcttgtttttgttattgGTGGTTTATTATTAGCCAAAGCGACACCTCTCTGCGTTAGGAATGAACACAGAGAGGTTAGTGCAGATGACAGTAATTAGTgctgaataataattaaaaaacgtgtcatcaaaacaagcaaacaaacaagcacaCTCGGAACACTAAAATGAACTAAACTACGACATTAAATGACTATTATGGATGATGTTTCACATGCCACACCCACCGTTAGCAGTCAGGGTCACTGAGggttaacagaaaaaataaacagctgttaaAAGCACTGCTCATGTTATGTCACATTTCCACAGCAGGTAGAGATTTACACACAAGTGGGAAAAAGGATGAACCTTTTATGCACACACTGACATAAAACAACATATTGTTTTTGTAGTCTTTCAAATCTAAGACTAAAAGactaaaaaatacattaaaagtgCTTCATGTAATCACATTGGTTTGCAAAACTTTAGGCCTTACTGAGAAATATCCAGGTTACAAACAACTCTGCGATGATTgtacatataatatataaacCATTAAATAAGCACACGTTTAATAATAACAATCATGATTCCTCACGTGGTCGGATGCAGGTATGAACCTGTAAAGGCTGACACCACCATTGTTCCCTCTGTTTACtgtagaaagagaaagaaattgtTAAATGCAACCAATGTATTAGAGTCTTAAGCTGAAATCATGGAGCCAAACTGCAAACATATATTCTTTCTGACATTATTATAAGCTAACTTTACCTAATAGTGTAAAGACTTTGCCATCAGTTAAATGTGCAGAATAAAAGTGATGTAGCCCTTTAAAGTTATTTAGAATGATATAATAAATGTTTTCTTACTCTCATAATGTCAGATCTGTAAACTAACCGCTTCCTCTGGCTGCAGCCTGTGAGTTCGTCACACCTTCACAGTATGTGAGTGCGTCTCACCTCTTCAGCATGCTGGCAGAGGGAATCAGACCAGCGCAGGATGTAGCGCAGGGCAGTTTCCTGGCCTGCCACCACTGTCCATCTGACTGGTCAACCACCTGAAGAAGGTCTCCTCTGCTGAATGCCATTCCTGCATCTGGACATGGGATGGAAGAATCCTGCAGAGGGCAGTAATCTACCATTGCCCTCATACATACCTGGAAGAAAGAGAGATAAACTTTGTGTCTTtgcagattaaaaaataaattaatcaaAAAGTGAAACATTCACAGATGTACTGAGGgaaatcatatttttaaacCTGGAACACCAGCCTGGAAACACCAGTCTGAAATGACCTCAATCAGTGACTCATGTCAGTAATTGTACAGGGATTTTCCTGCTTATAAGTAAGTTTAATGTCAACAAAATGTACTTTTACTAAAGTGATACTGGAGGTGAAGTGATAAAGTGCGTGTTTCTTACCAGTGTCTGGCTGTTGCTGGCCTGAGATGGATTTGGAATGACTTTAAACAGGATAGTGCCCTGGGAATTGGCCTGACAGGGAAAGTCATACACAAGAAGTAAATATGTTgagaattatttataataatcaAATGTACACACCTTCATCATACATGTTGTCACACTatcatttatacattttattaatACTATAAAGCTGTAAAGCttgtgtttaactttttttttttttattattttttttttactttgaatgGCTTTTGAATGAGGTGGTAAAAACTGCCTTTAATATTTCTAAAATTTATACAATAGCATTGATAatagtattttctttttaaaatgttctgcTTATTTTTAGCAGATGCTGATGACATACCAGTATATGGATGACCTGTTCTGGTTCCAGGCCCACCACTGGGTTTCCATTTACCTCCACTAATAGATCTCCAGGATGTAGAAGTGCTGATATAGACAAAAACCCATAAAGACATATTATTGCTAGGCTTGATGTTTACATCTCTCACACAAAGACATAAACAAAAATGCacacgcacgtgcacacacacacacacatacacacacacacacacacttaaaataCTGGTATACCACTGCGGTCAGCCAATCCTCCATGAATCACCCGGGCAATATAGATATCTCCCGTCGCCTCATCCTTCCTTATAGTTGCACCCTAACAGATAGAGTTTTTCAAAATTTAACAACAAAGTGAAAAGCAAGCAAAAATAGTGACAAGAGCCCTTAAGGCAAAAGCAAAATGTCTTCTAACATTAGTAAATGCAACATTTTGactaaattcatttttaaaagtacacaattttaaaagtaaataataaatactttgTTTACACACATTTTCTCTTCATGAGATCCTcataaaaaaatcagcaaattaAGTAAAAGCTCTACTTGCACACCAGTTAAAAATTTTTTTATAAGGCCTTGATTTTTGTGCCATTTTGTGAGGAACATTAATATACACACTAACATAATACACCCAGCAGCTGAACATACattcaactcaaaaccacacaGTTTAGTGCTGGTGGGAGATCAAACTTAAATAGATAACAaaagggtttttaaaaaaatatatattttaatgctTGGGCATTTGATATTAACTCATTACATTGCtgttgcagcattttgcatTACATCAAAATATCATAAACACTATCAACACAATACCATGTCCACTACAGGCCATTGCTAGAAGCAAACTGGTAGCATGGCTAAGGGCTCATAGGGTGGTATGGAAATTAAGGGTAACTTTAGTAGTCCTGCAAATTTGCTACCATAGTTTTGGGGAAAAGAAAAtgctaaattatttaaaaaatgcaaattgCATAAGTTTCAACAAGATGCCAAAACAGTGCTCACGAAGATTCATGTTGATGTTTCTATACATGGAATAATGTTAAACTTCTTAGGTGTTTACACAGGGTTTTTATTGCTGTGCAATAGATACCACATAAATGTACAAATAATAAGTCAAGATGAATGCAGTTCAACATGTACAATAGTACATagtaaatattattaaaaataaatttaaccCTAAACACTTattattttcctgtttgttgCTGAATGTATATTCAGACCATCATAGTCAAGAAcccaaaataataaatcagaGCTGATGATCCTAAGAATAGTTGGACTAGATGAAGACAGAAAGAAATTTCTTTGTACCTTTatattgtttgcttttgttcttttgagTGATCGttttaaaaattgaaaaagtcctcaaatttaaaaaaaataaagtccaTATGTTGTTGTAGCTGATATTTCTTTGTAGACTAAAATATTAGGTATTTTTGTCACTGTCACGGTTTTTCCAGTACAAATGCAGGAAAGAGatgaaaaagtttgtttttagtctggttactctttctttttcttcttctttgtttttaagcAGCCTGTGCTGTTATAGTATTGTTGGTCCTCCAGAGGAGCTCTTGAAATGGTTCCAGTGTTGAACTTCACTTGTCCATTATTACCACCCCTACCTGCCCTCTGAGGGGCTGCCACCATCCTTTTGGATCCACCATTAATTTGTGTTGGACTCTTAGATGTTGTAAAGTCATCTGCACAAGAACTTGtggatgaagaagaggaggagaaagtgATGGAAGAGGATGGTGAGAGTGGGCCTGGGTATGGTGTTGGAGATTTGCGGACCAGCTTTGGAGATAATGAGGAGACCCTTGGAGGAGGTGAGGGTGGATATTGTTGTGTCTTTCTCTGTGGAGGAGATGACTCGAGGTGTTTTTTGGTTACGATTAGCCCCTGAAGCTTGTCCACCACCTCGGCGAGCAGGTTAAGTGCCTGG
This DNA window, taken from Oreochromis niloticus isolate F11D_XX linkage group LG16, O_niloticus_UMD_NMBU, whole genome shotgun sequence, encodes the following:
- the LOC100693564 gene encoding MAGUK p55 subfamily member 4 isoform X2; translated protein: MVMTAILKAQNPSAPARELCSLLSSPHIQALLSSHDSVAQSDYEPVLPPLPDEIPEDEEAMRIVCLVKNNQPLGATIRKDEATGDIYIARVIHGGLADRSALLHPGDLLVEVNGNPVVGLEPEQVIHILANSQGTILFKVIPNPSQASNSQTLVCMRAMVDYCPLQDSSIPCPDAGMAFSRGDLLQVVDQSDGQWWQARKLPCATSCAGLIPSASMLKSKQREQWWCQPLQVHTCIRPLTLTANEDNPANSDEKHAITDLEEINFDEAESDVTDGIYLAGFRRSFRVWKRTSYRKRRQSCTTCSPNTNALSTPYEEVVLYQRPPQENHRLIILVGASGVGVNELRKRLIKLNPSTFQGPVPHTTRSIRAGEQNDREYHFVTKELFEYMVCNHRFVEYGESKGQLYGISTDAIDEVLKRGRMCIIDAEPHSIQLLRTKKFKPYVIFIKPPSPDRLRQTRRDARIITNYAINRVFSEEDFVELEETSKLIEAKYKQFFDSVLVNDDLQDACIELCSIIQQAQDEPQWIPVSWGRAED